Proteins encoded together in one Ammospiza nelsoni isolate bAmmNel1 chromosome Z, bAmmNel1.pri, whole genome shotgun sequence window:
- the LOC132087123 gene encoding interferon alpha-2-like: MNAFGLIQIGLILSSTTIISSPQCNHLPLQQRKVIENSLRLLDKMGKEFPQQCLRDKMSFRFPRQVLQPRQKETVGVAIEEILQNIFYIFSKNLTLAAWDRTVLDQFQNALYLQIEQLEACVIEKHTQHCWSKEVSRLKLKKYFRKIDCFLKDKQHDLCSWEISRAEMRRCLQLIDKVTRKLKN; this comes from the coding sequence ATGAATGCTTTTGGCTTGATCCAGATTGGCCTCATACTGTCAAGCACCACCATCATCTCCAGCCCTCAGTGCAACCACCTCCCtctgcagcaaagaaaagtgATCGAGAACAGCCTGCGCCTCTTGGATAAAATGGGAAAAGAGTTTCCCCAACAATGTCTAAGAGACAAAATGTCCTTCAGATTTCCTAGGCAGgttctgcagcccaggcagaaagAGACTGTTGGAGTTGCCATTGAAGAGATCCTCCAAAATATCTTCTACATCTTCAGCAAAAATCTGACCCTAGCTGCTTGGGATCGAACAGTACTGGATCAGTTCCAAAATGCACTTTATCTGCAAATTGAGCAATTGGAGGCATGTGTAATCGAAAAACACACCCAACACTGCTGGAGTAAAGAAGTCAGCAGGCTGAAATTGAAAAAGTACTTCCGAAAAATAGACTGCTTTCTTAAAGATAAACAACACGACCTGTGCTCTTGGGAGATCAGCCGTGCAGAAATGAGGAGATGTCTCCAACTGATTGATAAGGTGACAAGGAAGCTTAAAAACTAA